A region of Jonquetella anthropi DSM 22815 DNA encodes the following proteins:
- a CDS encoding LpxI family protein, producing the protein MSGKLALVAGEGRLPLAILQGLRRRGETDPAVFLLSDDSAPWTDLGCAFKSVKNPLAFGVILTSMRLAGVRRLILAGRVPKKLMYDRKNMDETSRSTLAEASERNDHSLLGAVVRTIERFGIRVVPYEDVVPEMVVSEGQVSSGRPSENEMADAQYGWSVLEKILPLSFGQSLVVADKSVIAVEAMEGTDGMIERAGALAGRGVLVKGMRRDQDRRYDLPVVGLRTLHKMADAGLTALFLQAGSVLLLDESFVSEADKLGIAVWGVSACQFS; encoded by the coding sequence ATGAGCGGCAAACTGGCTCTTGTGGCCGGTGAAGGACGGCTGCCTTTGGCAATTCTTCAGGGACTTCGTCGGCGGGGTGAAACTGACCCGGCCGTCTTTTTGCTGTCCGACGATTCCGCTCCTTGGACCGATCTGGGCTGCGCGTTTAAGTCGGTGAAAAATCCGCTGGCCTTTGGGGTGATCCTGACGTCCATGCGTCTTGCCGGCGTTCGGCGGCTGATCCTTGCCGGGCGGGTGCCCAAGAAGCTGATGTACGACCGAAAGAACATGGACGAGACGTCGCGGTCGACGTTGGCAGAAGCGAGCGAAAGAAATGACCACAGCCTGCTTGGGGCTGTGGTCAGAACTATTGAACGGTTTGGAATCCGCGTCGTCCCGTATGAGGACGTCGTGCCGGAAATGGTGGTTTCAGAAGGACAAGTCTCTTCCGGGCGCCCCAGCGAAAACGAGATGGCAGACGCTCAGTACGGCTGGTCCGTCTTGGAGAAGATTTTGCCGCTGTCGTTCGGTCAGTCCCTCGTGGTGGCGGACAAAAGCGTCATCGCCGTTGAAGCGATGGAGGGCACCGACGGCATGATCGAGCGAGCAGGCGCGCTGGCCGGCCGGGGCGTCCTCGTCAAGGGCATGAGAAGAGATCAGGACCGACGGTATGACTTGCCTGTTGTTGGGCTTCGCACGCTGCATAAAATGGCCGACGCCGGGCTGACCGCCCTATTCCTTCAGGCCGGCAGCGTCTTGCTGCTTGACGAGTCGTTTGTCTCTGAAGCTGATAAGCTGGGGATTGCTGTGTGGGGGGTGTCGGCGTGTCAATTTTCGTGA
- the fabZ gene encoding 3-hydroxyacyl-ACP dehydratase FabZ → MYDAEDLKSILPHRYPFLLVDRVLELEPAKSAKAIKNVTFNEPFFQGHFPQKSVMPGVLILEALAQTAGVMLAKGFGLEGAVSFLTGVDKAKFRKMVVPGDQLVMEVQMIRTLGRMGKVSATAKVDDQMVAEAILSFALLPKSSEDDLRKEGEK, encoded by the coding sequence ATGTACGACGCGGAAGATCTGAAAAGCATTTTGCCTCACCGGTACCCGTTCCTTCTAGTCGATCGAGTTTTAGAGCTTGAGCCGGCAAAATCAGCGAAGGCAATCAAAAACGTCACGTTCAACGAGCCGTTTTTTCAAGGGCATTTCCCCCAAAAGTCCGTGATGCCTGGCGTCTTGATTTTGGAGGCTTTGGCTCAGACTGCGGGCGTGATGCTCGCTAAAGGATTCGGTCTCGAAGGGGCGGTTTCCTTTTTGACCGGCGTTGATAAGGCCAAGTTTCGGAAGATGGTCGTTCCGGGCGATCAACTGGTCATGGAGGTTCAGATGATCAGAACGCTCGGCCGAATGGGCAAGGTCAGCGCGACAGCGAAGGTTGACGATCAAATGGTCGCCGAGGCAATCCTCAGTTTCGCTCTTTTACCTAAAAGTTCGGAGGATGACCTCCGGAAGGAGGGAGAAAAATGA
- a CDS encoding outer membrane protein assembly factor, with product MLIKLKICLLGLLLTAAMVSSCFAATVDHIKVVGNTTVSSDYVLSIVKTKPGEEANQQVVSDDIKAIFNLGYFSNVDAHFVTGDDGLTLEFQVTENPVVKDIQFEGNTLYKEKTLKSLLFTKPGMTFNSAFFRNDLQRLRDRFQKDGYSMTRIKNVEMHDGVVVVQLGEVRVGEVVIQGNKRTKSAVIRRYFPMKTGDMLNATTLRRSVGKLRSLGYLSDVSVGFEPTDDPNVVDLILTVTEKKSAALTLSIGYGSSSGLSGGASFRESNFGGWGRVLDVGFDKGDYSNYWINFSDPYMDKKNFSWKVSGYYSEDDELTYRDEQLDMFKFDEKRYGASVGIGRKFGRKGELSWFFTADWHKNEVTTGPYAADNRALAAKYGVSAAEIEKFYTDNDSLNTKIFSTTLELTRDNTDPYLPYAKGDRETIGVQQAWDVLGGDKSYTKYWAEACFYYPMPWLQDFVKLGMTEDRPAVLALRIRGADSSSDSLPFSERYSIGGARTVRGYESSYMRGVRMALANVEFRVPIDENFSIVGFYDIGRVWRGGTRAPFLPSTVDSDEWLKSPGVGIRFKSPFGLIRVDVARGDRPNGKKETEYHFGFGEMF from the coding sequence ATGTTGATTAAACTGAAAATTTGCCTGTTGGGTTTGCTGCTGACAGCTGCCATGGTCTCGAGCTGTTTTGCGGCTACGGTGGATCACATCAAGGTAGTTGGCAACACTACCGTGTCCAGTGACTACGTGCTTTCGATCGTGAAGACAAAACCCGGTGAAGAGGCGAATCAGCAAGTCGTTTCAGACGATATTAAAGCCATCTTCAACTTGGGGTATTTCTCGAACGTCGACGCGCACTTTGTAACCGGCGACGACGGCCTGACGCTGGAGTTTCAAGTGACTGAAAATCCTGTGGTTAAGGATATTCAGTTTGAAGGCAATACGCTGTACAAAGAAAAGACGTTGAAAAGCCTTCTGTTTACGAAGCCGGGTATGACGTTCAACTCAGCGTTCTTCCGCAACGACCTTCAGCGGCTGCGGGATCGTTTCCAGAAGGACGGATACTCGATGACCCGGATCAAAAATGTTGAAATGCACGATGGCGTCGTCGTCGTACAGCTGGGGGAAGTGCGGGTCGGCGAGGTCGTCATTCAGGGCAACAAGCGGACCAAGTCGGCGGTTATTCGCCGCTATTTCCCGATGAAAACAGGCGACATGCTCAACGCGACCACGCTGCGCCGGTCGGTTGGCAAGCTTCGCTCCCTTGGCTATTTGAGCGACGTTTCAGTCGGTTTTGAACCGACTGACGATCCGAATGTTGTCGATCTGATCCTGACCGTAACGGAGAAAAAGAGCGCCGCGCTGACCCTTTCGATTGGTTACGGTTCGAGCAGCGGTCTGAGCGGCGGAGCCAGCTTCAGAGAGTCCAACTTCGGCGGCTGGGGCCGCGTCCTTGACGTGGGATTTGACAAGGGCGACTACAGCAATTACTGGATCAACTTCTCCGATCCGTACATGGACAAGAAGAACTTTTCTTGGAAGGTCAGCGGGTACTACTCGGAGGACGACGAGCTGACCTACCGGGACGAGCAGTTGGATATGTTCAAGTTCGATGAAAAGCGGTACGGAGCGTCGGTCGGTATTGGCAGAAAGTTCGGCCGAAAAGGTGAACTTAGCTGGTTCTTCACCGCGGACTGGCATAAAAACGAAGTGACGACCGGCCCGTATGCGGCTGACAACAGAGCCCTTGCGGCTAAATATGGCGTCTCCGCCGCCGAGATTGAGAAGTTCTACACCGACAACGACTCGTTGAACACGAAGATTTTTTCGACCACTCTTGAGCTGACTCGGGACAACACGGACCCGTATCTGCCCTACGCGAAGGGCGACCGCGAGACTATCGGCGTTCAGCAGGCGTGGGATGTCCTTGGCGGCGACAAGTCCTACACGAAGTATTGGGCCGAAGCTTGTTTCTACTATCCAATGCCTTGGCTTCAGGACTTCGTCAAGTTGGGGATGACGGAAGACCGTCCGGCGGTGTTGGCGCTCCGAATCAGAGGTGCTGACTCGAGCAGCGACAGCCTGCCGTTCTCTGAGCGGTATTCTATCGGCGGCGCGCGGACTGTCCGCGGCTACGAGTCGTCGTACATGCGCGGTGTGCGCATGGCTCTGGCCAACGTGGAGTTCCGAGTTCCTATTGACGAGAACTTTTCGATTGTTGGGTTCTATGACATCGGTCGGGTCTGGCGCGGCGGCACGAGGGCGCCCTTCCTTCCTTCGACGGTTGATTCTGACGAGTGGCTGAAATCGCCGGGTGTCGGGATTCGCTTTAAGTCGCCCTTTGGCCTGATTCGCGTCGACGTGGCTCGGGGCGATCGGCCCAACGGCAAGAAAGAGACCGAGTACCACTTCGGTTTCGGCGAGATGTTCTAA
- the lptG gene encoding LPS export ABC transporter permease LptG, which translates to MKCCRTLDRYISKELAGPFLFGVMAFSLIMVAGGLLFKLADLIIERGVSLAVAGRLFVYELPGVVVLTLPMSCLLGALLGFGAMSTNSEVVALKASGISFWRMNWPVIFWAVIISILSLILNETLVPLGQRAAENVMTFEVAKQKPVLIKQEVFLQAPGGRVVYVGKLDPSSGSMSNVIVQELASGKLTRITVAPNGQWVSGIWYLTDGDVYEMKEPDGVAHLFHFAKQELPISLTPRQIANTSVKPDDLSVSDLYRYIAAMKMQGKDISALWVKFHFKLAVPWACVILSLIGTSLGVSHQRHGNRSVGFGQSILIVFLYYVLMSVGKSLGQANALPPVVAGWLPNIIFLVAAVFLIRRADR; encoded by the coding sequence ATGAAATGTTGCCGCACGCTTGACCGATATATTTCAAAAGAACTTGCTGGGCCGTTCCTGTTCGGCGTGATGGCTTTTTCTCTCATCATGGTGGCAGGCGGTCTGTTGTTCAAACTCGCCGACCTGATCATCGAACGAGGAGTTTCTCTCGCCGTGGCAGGTCGGCTCTTTGTGTACGAGCTGCCCGGCGTGGTCGTGCTCACTCTGCCGATGTCGTGCCTGCTGGGGGCCCTTTTGGGCTTCGGCGCGATGTCGACGAACAGCGAAGTCGTCGCTTTGAAGGCGTCAGGGATATCGTTTTGGCGAATGAACTGGCCGGTGATTTTCTGGGCGGTTATCATCTCTATCCTCTCTCTGATACTGAACGAGACCCTTGTGCCTTTAGGTCAGCGGGCAGCTGAAAACGTGATGACCTTTGAGGTGGCCAAGCAGAAGCCTGTTTTAATTAAACAGGAGGTCTTCCTTCAGGCTCCCGGCGGCCGGGTCGTGTATGTGGGCAAGCTGGATCCGTCCAGCGGCAGTATGTCCAACGTCATCGTGCAGGAGCTGGCGAGCGGCAAATTGACCCGAATCACGGTGGCGCCGAACGGTCAGTGGGTGAGCGGAATCTGGTATCTGACTGACGGGGACGTCTACGAGATGAAGGAACCCGACGGCGTCGCACACTTGTTTCACTTTGCCAAGCAGGAGCTGCCGATTTCTTTAACCCCGCGTCAGATTGCTAACACGTCGGTCAAGCCCGACGACCTGAGCGTCTCTGACCTGTATCGGTATATTGCGGCGATGAAAATGCAGGGCAAAGATATTTCCGCCCTGTGGGTCAAGTTCCATTTCAAACTGGCCGTCCCATGGGCGTGTGTCATTCTCTCGCTGATCGGGACGTCGCTCGGCGTCAGCCACCAACGGCACGGCAACCGAAGCGTTGGTTTCGGGCAGAGCATTTTAATCGTGTTTCTGTACTACGTCCTGATGTCGGTCGGAAAATCGCTTGGCCAGGCCAACGCTCTCCCTCCGGTGGTCGCCGGTTGGCTGCCGAATATCATTTTCTTAGTCGCTGCCGTCTTTCTGATCCGAAGGGCTGATCGATGA
- a CDS encoding lipid-A-disaccharide synthase: MSIFVSTGEVSGDLYAAGLISELRRAGYDQPIWGMGGSLAAGLERYWSNESLQIMGLSSVLRGIPRIFRLSSQIVEQVIRRRPDAVVLVDSPDFHVPLARRLRRAGFDGPIVDLCPPTVWAWRRGRAKALKKYCTLCLPLFDFEARVLKTLGVPAVWEGYPLIDDVSRWNVGAPNEDEKTVALMPGSRLREVRSLLPILERVGIRLRKSGFRPVLSLASGLRAEGAQLIRSNKAGLPVFEGPGRELMARSRFVVAASGTVAVEAMLLDRFMVVLYRGSLFEWSVFNLLRLTPFVSVPNVLAGWQVYPELIQDKCREDLIWKAIRRYVSSSDFRSKVHRTLAANRRRMGTPGVFARWARRVLELMEHRQ; encoded by the coding sequence GTGTCAATTTTCGTGAGCACTGGAGAAGTCTCCGGGGACCTGTACGCCGCCGGATTGATTTCTGAGCTGCGCCGCGCCGGGTACGACCAGCCGATCTGGGGAATGGGCGGTTCGTTAGCTGCCGGCCTTGAGCGGTATTGGAGCAACGAGAGCCTGCAGATCATGGGCCTTTCAAGTGTTTTACGCGGGATCCCGCGGATTTTTCGGCTGAGCAGTCAGATTGTCGAACAGGTGATTCGGCGTCGGCCGGACGCTGTCGTGTTGGTGGACAGCCCGGACTTCCACGTTCCGCTTGCTCGCCGCCTCCGCCGCGCCGGCTTTGACGGACCGATCGTCGACCTATGCCCGCCTACAGTGTGGGCCTGGCGCCGGGGCCGAGCAAAAGCGTTGAAGAAGTACTGTACCCTGTGCCTTCCGCTGTTCGACTTTGAAGCTCGGGTGCTGAAAACTCTCGGCGTGCCGGCGGTGTGGGAAGGGTACCCGCTGATTGACGATGTCAGCCGTTGGAACGTCGGAGCGCCGAATGAGGACGAGAAAACCGTCGCCTTAATGCCTGGAAGCCGACTTCGTGAAGTTCGCTCCCTGCTGCCGATTTTGGAACGGGTCGGAATTCGGCTGAGAAAGAGCGGGTTTCGGCCAGTGCTCTCTCTGGCGTCAGGGCTGCGCGCCGAAGGGGCCCAGCTGATTCGGTCCAACAAGGCAGGGCTGCCGGTTTTTGAAGGTCCAGGACGAGAGCTGATGGCCCGGTCTCGGTTTGTCGTCGCGGCCAGTGGAACTGTGGCCGTCGAAGCGATGCTTTTAGACCGGTTCATGGTCGTCCTGTACCGGGGAAGTCTGTTTGAGTGGTCGGTGTTTAACCTGCTTCGGCTCACGCCCTTTGTGTCAGTTCCTAACGTGCTAGCCGGCTGGCAGGTATACCCCGAACTGATCCAAGATAAATGTCGGGAAGATCTGATTTGGAAGGCGATTCGGCGGTACGTTTCCAGTTCTGACTTCCGGTCGAAGGTTCATCGAACCCTCGCGGCCAACCGGCGGAGGATGGGCACCCCAGGAGTCTTCGCCCGGTGGGCCCGCCGCGTTTTGGAACTGATGGAGCATCGGCAGTGA
- the lpxD gene encoding UDP-3-O-(3-hydroxymyristoyl)glucosamine N-acyltransferase, whose translation MGKQTLSLAELAEAVGGKVSGNGRRSVSGVSPAGVFDADRLSFVDSPELAKSVPSEVPVLAEEGKFPAGYDGVIVKSFRQSMARVLALFEPRTPVCPGVSPAASVSPGALVDASAFVGPFCVVSRGAKIGPNVRLTARVYVGEDVQVGEGTVLEPGVTIHRRCSVGRDCYVDAGTVIGSDGFGFIPGGPDSSPVKIPQIGAVKVGDRVSIGACVTIDRGTIGDTTVGDDTKIDNQVQIGHNAQIGRNCIITSQSGLSGSVVIEDGAILAVRSGIQDHRRVGRGAVVAALSGVTKDVPAGAVVSGFPARDHREDFKTLALIRRLPELFDRLKRLESSKQAD comes from the coding sequence ATGGGAAAACAGACCCTGAGTCTGGCAGAACTTGCTGAGGCTGTAGGCGGAAAGGTTTCTGGAAACGGCCGGCGGAGTGTCTCCGGCGTTTCTCCGGCAGGAGTCTTTGACGCCGACCGGCTGAGCTTCGTGGACTCGCCAGAATTGGCCAAGTCTGTCCCCTCAGAAGTCCCTGTCTTAGCTGAGGAAGGTAAGTTCCCTGCCGGCTATGACGGCGTTATCGTTAAGTCGTTTCGCCAGTCGATGGCCCGAGTCCTAGCCCTTTTCGAGCCCCGCACGCCTGTATGCCCCGGTGTTTCGCCTGCGGCCAGCGTTTCCCCCGGCGCGTTAGTAGACGCTTCTGCGTTCGTCGGCCCGTTCTGCGTCGTCTCCCGGGGAGCAAAAATCGGCCCCAACGTCAGGCTGACGGCTCGGGTCTACGTCGGTGAGGATGTTCAGGTCGGCGAGGGAACAGTCCTTGAACCAGGGGTGACCATTCACCGGAGATGTTCCGTTGGTAGAGACTGTTATGTCGATGCCGGTACTGTGATCGGAAGCGACGGTTTTGGGTTTATTCCCGGCGGGCCGGATTCGAGCCCTGTGAAGATACCTCAAATCGGCGCGGTGAAGGTTGGCGACCGGGTGTCGATTGGCGCCTGCGTGACGATCGATCGGGGCACAATTGGCGACACGACGGTCGGTGACGACACAAAGATCGACAACCAAGTTCAGATCGGCCACAACGCCCAAATCGGCCGCAACTGCATTATCACCAGCCAGTCCGGCCTGTCTGGCAGCGTGGTAATCGAAGACGGCGCGATTCTCGCCGTCAGGAGCGGGATTCAGGACCACCGGCGGGTCGGCCGCGGGGCAGTTGTCGCCGCGCTTTCCGGCGTGACGAAGGACGTTCCCGCTGGCGCCGTTGTGTCAGGCTTTCCCGCCAGAGACCACAGGGAGGACTTCAAGACCCTAGCTCTGATTCGGCGGCTGCCTGAGCTGTTCGACCGGCTGAAGCGGCTAGAGTCCTCGAAGCAGGCCGACTGA
- the lpxA gene encoding acyl-ACP--UDP-N-acetylglucosamine O-acyltransferase, with protein MTVHIHPTAIVSPNAILGEGVEIGPFCMIGDHVTIGDGTVIRPMVRLCQYVTVGKKCVIYESAIIGAEPQDMGFKGEESYVCIGDRTIIREHVTIHRGTGAGQRTTVGSDCLLMDSVHVGHNVSIGNNVIISSKSGLAGYVEVGEHTVIGGLAGFHQFLRIGEYCMVGGASKNVQDIPPFTLVDGHPSRVYGLNVVGLKRNGFSQEKRLLLRHAYQRIYHSGLPIRQAVEELAKNATDKDVLRIIEFFRSSNRGRGVCTWPKSRGHEQDR; from the coding sequence ATGACAGTTCATATTCACCCGACGGCAATCGTTTCTCCCAACGCGATATTGGGTGAGGGAGTCGAAATTGGTCCTTTCTGCATGATTGGAGATCACGTGACCATCGGCGACGGCACGGTCATCAGGCCGATGGTTCGTCTTTGCCAGTATGTTACTGTTGGGAAAAAATGCGTCATCTATGAAAGCGCGATCATCGGCGCCGAACCGCAGGATATGGGTTTTAAGGGCGAGGAAAGCTACGTCTGCATCGGCGACCGAACGATTATTCGGGAACACGTAACGATTCACCGCGGTACCGGGGCGGGACAGCGGACGACTGTCGGCAGCGACTGTCTGCTGATGGACAGCGTTCACGTAGGACACAACGTTTCCATCGGCAACAACGTGATCATTTCAAGCAAGTCTGGCTTGGCCGGATATGTTGAGGTGGGCGAGCATACGGTCATCGGCGGTTTAGCCGGCTTTCATCAGTTCCTGCGCATCGGCGAATACTGCATGGTCGGCGGTGCGTCGAAAAACGTCCAAGACATCCCTCCCTTTACGCTGGTGGACGGCCACCCGTCCCGGGTCTATGGCCTGAACGTGGTCGGATTAAAGCGCAACGGGTTCTCGCAGGAAAAACGGCTGCTGCTTCGGCACGCATATCAGCGCATTTACCACAGCGGACTTCCGATTCGTCAGGCTGTGGAAGAGCTGGCTAAGAATGCTACTGACAAGGACGTCCTGCGGATCATCGAGTTCTTCCGAAGCTCGAACCGGGGCCGCGGCGTCTGCACTTGGCCAAAAAGCCGCGGTCACGAACAGGATCGGTAG
- a CDS encoding ABC transporter ATP-binding protein, whose product MIAKNSTSRRMLRLVAPYWRRLALAVLCMAGVAFCAVVPPWLMKNTVDDVLISHRGDLLNYIAAAIVAFFILKNICAYWQKYLMNWVGQRVVLNLRQDSYAHLQTLSFRYINARNVGELLSRVTNDANVLQTTVSGVLVDLVVHGLSCVGMIGYLFYLNWRLMAYTVVILPFVVVVLDKTSKRLRRVGRKTQEHVAGLTAVAEEVLGAIRIVRAFATEPQELDRFEEANEENFKVVMKGVRLNALLTGCVEVFLILALSVILWIGGKAVIAGRMSPGELVAFLGTMGFLASPINAFTRAVSQLQFGVAAAERIFELLDNDDRIVSPPDAVDPGRVTGKVDFENVWFSYVEEQPVLRGLDLHVRPGEKLAIVGSTGAGKSTLVDLVQRFYDPQSGQVLIDGRDVRTLKLDCLRRQIGVVPQDPILMKGTIRSNITYGYDGTDEEVKTAARMAGIDAFIESLPDGYDSPVGPRGVTLSGGQRQRVAIARAVIRDPRILILDEATSSLDAAVELRIQEAMEAAMRGRTSFIIAHRLSTIRSADRIVFLSDGRIIESGTHDQLIALNGGYQKLFALQYGHNR is encoded by the coding sequence ATGATCGCTAAAAATTCCACGTCTCGAAGAATGCTTCGTCTCGTCGCACCGTACTGGCGGCGGCTCGCGCTGGCTGTGCTCTGCATGGCTGGCGTCGCGTTCTGCGCGGTCGTTCCGCCTTGGCTGATGAAGAACACGGTCGACGACGTGCTGATCAGCCATCGGGGAGATCTTCTCAATTACATTGCCGCCGCGATTGTGGCTTTTTTTATTTTAAAAAACATCTGCGCTTACTGGCAGAAGTACCTGATGAACTGGGTGGGCCAGCGGGTCGTTCTCAACCTGCGGCAGGACTCATATGCTCACCTTCAGACGCTCTCATTTCGGTATATCAACGCCCGCAACGTTGGAGAACTCCTCTCGCGAGTCACCAACGACGCCAACGTCCTGCAAACGACCGTCAGCGGCGTGTTGGTCGATTTAGTCGTCCATGGGCTGAGCTGCGTCGGTATGATCGGGTACCTGTTCTACCTGAACTGGCGACTGATGGCCTACACGGTGGTCATTCTGCCTTTTGTCGTGGTTGTGCTCGACAAGACGTCCAAGCGGCTTCGCCGGGTTGGCCGCAAGACCCAAGAGCACGTTGCCGGGCTGACAGCCGTCGCAGAAGAAGTTCTCGGTGCGATTCGCATTGTCCGGGCTTTTGCCACTGAGCCGCAGGAACTCGACAGGTTTGAAGAGGCAAACGAAGAGAACTTCAAAGTCGTCATGAAGGGGGTTCGGCTGAACGCCCTCTTGACTGGCTGCGTTGAGGTTTTCCTTATCTTGGCGCTGTCCGTAATCCTTTGGATCGGCGGGAAAGCGGTCATTGCGGGTCGAATGTCGCCCGGCGAGCTGGTCGCGTTTTTAGGAACTATGGGATTCTTGGCCAGTCCAATTAACGCGTTTACCCGCGCGGTAAGTCAGCTCCAGTTCGGCGTCGCCGCGGCCGAAAGGATTTTCGAGCTTTTGGACAACGACGATCGGATCGTCTCGCCGCCTGACGCTGTGGATCCGGGGCGGGTGACCGGCAAAGTGGACTTTGAAAACGTCTGGTTCTCCTACGTGGAAGAACAGCCTGTTCTCCGCGGGTTGGACCTTCACGTTCGTCCCGGCGAAAAGCTGGCGATTGTCGGCTCTACCGGCGCAGGCAAGTCGACGCTGGTTGACCTTGTCCAACGCTTTTACGATCCCCAGAGCGGCCAGGTGCTGATTGACGGCCGGGACGTGAGGACGCTTAAACTCGACTGCCTGCGCCGTCAGATCGGCGTCGTCCCGCAGGACCCGATTTTGATGAAAGGCACGATCAGAAGCAACATCACCTACGGCTATGATGGAACCGACGAGGAAGTCAAGACGGCGGCCCGCATGGCAGGTATTGACGCGTTCATCGAGTCGCTGCCGGACGGGTATGACTCGCCGGTTGGCCCGCGGGGCGTGACGCTCAGCGGCGGCCAGCGCCAGCGGGTCGCCATCGCTCGGGCGGTCATTCGGGATCCGCGGATTCTTATACTCGACGAAGCCACATCGTCCTTGGACGCAGCGGTGGAGCTTCGCATTCAAGAGGCAATGGAAGCGGCCATGAGAGGGCGTACCAGCTTCATTATCGCCCATCGGCTGTCGACCATTCGTTCGGCCGATCGGATCGTGTTCCTCTCTGATGGGCGCATCATCGAGTCAGGAACCCACGACCAGCTGATCGCCCTGAACGGCGGCTATCAAAAACTTTTCGCGCTCCAGTACGGCCACAACCGATGA
- the lpxC gene encoding UDP-3-O-acyl-N-acetylglucosamine deacetylase, with translation MRLTLKNPIRFDGVGLHSGERTSVQLLPAPSGTGYQVRFGSEAFQISHAQRSGDGRGTVLSFGSHRLMTVEHMLASLRGLGVDDVIICPDGIEAPLLDGGGLEYCQGLAQNGFAEQSGDRDFFCVAAPVAVQSPDGRKVTAALPDDAFRITYTIDYSGTPIGTQTATVTVAPETFIRELAQCRTFCLEAEVEAMRAAGLGLGGTVDTALVVGSEGPLGGNELRCSDEYVRHKMFDFVGDLTLIGRPLKGHFIGIRAGHAMHLKLVDRLGRCAEKC, from the coding sequence ATGCGGCTGACGCTGAAAAATCCGATTCGCTTCGACGGCGTAGGACTTCACTCGGGCGAGCGCACTTCTGTTCAGCTCCTTCCGGCTCCTTCAGGGACCGGGTATCAGGTCAGGTTTGGCAGCGAGGCGTTCCAAATTTCCCATGCCCAGCGGAGCGGGGACGGCCGCGGGACCGTCCTGTCGTTTGGCTCGCACAGGCTGATGACAGTGGAGCACATGTTGGCGTCGCTGCGCGGGTTGGGTGTTGACGACGTCATAATCTGCCCAGATGGGATTGAGGCGCCTCTGTTGGACGGCGGCGGACTGGAGTACTGCCAAGGGCTGGCCCAAAACGGCTTTGCTGAGCAGTCGGGCGATCGAGACTTTTTCTGTGTTGCCGCGCCTGTTGCCGTGCAGTCGCCAGACGGTCGAAAGGTTACTGCGGCGCTGCCGGATGACGCCTTCCGTATTACTTATACGATTGACTACTCCGGCACTCCGATCGGGACACAGACGGCAACGGTCACCGTTGCCCCGGAGACGTTCATCAGGGAGCTCGCCCAGTGCCGGACGTTCTGTCTGGAGGCGGAAGTTGAGGCAATGCGAGCGGCCGGCCTTGGGCTCGGCGGGACGGTTGACACGGCCTTGGTTGTCGGAAGTGAAGGGCCTCTGGGCGGCAACGAGCTCCGCTGTTCGGATGAGTACGTTCGCCATAAGATGTTCGATTTTGTGGGGGATTTAACGTTAATTGGGCGTCCCTTGAAGGGACACTTTATTGGTATACGGGCCGGACACGCGATGCACCTGAAGCTGGTTGACAGGCTCGGTCGATGCGCTGAAAAATGCTAA
- a CDS encoding KdsC family phosphatase has protein sequence MFRLLALDVDGTLTDGGVFIDGAGHEFKRFHVRDGLGIAMFKGSGGTVALISARQSDATLARAKELGMKVVMNGKGEKLPALQELCRELGVSQSETAYVGDDLNDCACIRWAGFGAAVADAVSAAKEAADWITQSGGGFGAVREVTDELLRRNAAELQNEMLPHA, from the coding sequence GTGTTCAGGTTACTGGCGCTTGACGTCGACGGCACTCTGACCGACGGAGGCGTGTTCATCGACGGGGCCGGTCACGAGTTTAAGCGTTTTCACGTTCGCGACGGCTTAGGCATTGCGATGTTTAAAGGAAGCGGCGGCACGGTGGCGCTGATCAGCGCCCGCCAGTCCGACGCTACTTTGGCTCGCGCGAAAGAGCTGGGTATGAAAGTCGTGATGAACGGTAAGGGCGAAAAACTGCCCGCTCTTCAGGAGCTCTGTCGGGAACTTGGAGTTTCTCAGAGCGAGACGGCCTACGTCGGCGACGATCTGAACGACTGTGCCTGCATTCGCTGGGCTGGGTTCGGCGCTGCAGTGGCTGACGCTGTCTCAGCTGCGAAAGAGGCTGCCGACTGGATTACCCAAAGCGGAGGAGGTTTCGGGGCTGTCCGAGAAGTTACGGACGAATTGCTTCGGCGTAATGCCGCGGAGTTGCAGAATGAAATGTTGCCGCACGCTTGA